Part of the Maridesulfovibrio ferrireducens genome is shown below.
AATATCTTTTTCCTGTGAAAGCAATCAGTAAAGTCTTTCGGGCACGTTTTATTAAGCAAATCAGATTGCATTTTAATCTCCATCCAGAAATCTACAAACTCCTGTTTCAAAAGAAATGGGTGGTGTATTGTAAACAGCCATTTTATGGACCAAAACAAGTTATCGAATACCTTGGCAGATACACTCACAAAGTTGCCATTAGCAACCATAGGTTAATCGACATTAGAGATCAGCAAGTTACTTTCATGGCCAAAGATTACAAACATGGAGGAAAGAAACAGCCTGTAAGTTTAAGTGATAGAGAATTTATTAGACGCTTCTGCTTTCATATTCTACCAAAAGGATTTACACGAATTCGGCATTATGGTATACTTTCAAGTTCTCTAAAGAAAGGTATACTACCTATTTTGCATGAGCAGTTGGGACTAGTTAAACTTTGCCCCCAAGAAGAAAGCAAACATCGAATTTGCCCAAGTTGTCAAAAAGGAGAACTCATCACCATCCGATATTTTGATAACCGAGGACCGCCGAAAAACATCAAGGCTCTTGATAAAGCAATCATTCAGACCATTATAAAAATAAAGTCTTAACAAAAGGCTACTGCCA
Proteins encoded:
- a CDS encoding IS91 family transposase, whose protein sequence is MMKAKYEVADILRRNHHILEHIVVNRWKLRTLYAIEICRTATMGGHIDQCLNTACNKTHISYNSCRNRHCPKCQGHKQHEWILARENELINTSYYHMVFTLPSELHKLTFANQKTVYSILFKTAWSVVRDFAANPKFIGGKTGMISILHTWGQNLSFHPHLHCIVPGGGINPNKKWKAAKGKDKYLFPVKAISKVFRARFIKQIRLHFNLHPEIYKLLFQKKWVVYCKQPFYGPKQVIEYLGRYTHKVAISNHRLIDIRDQQVTFMAKDYKHGGKKQPVSLSDREFIRRFCFHILPKGFTRIRHYGILSSSLKKGILPILHEQLGLVKLCPQEESKHRICPSCQKGELITIRYFDNRGPPKNIKALDKAIIQTIIKIKS